In Candidatus Dormiibacterota bacterium, the following are encoded in one genomic region:
- a CDS encoding ImmA/IrrE family metallo-endopeptidase, which yields MSRNWLDEALRAAGLRSESSFPRDLMADVVMQLPVSIVPLAGLSAHAVRRWLGQRGIQHEVNDTDRALHGCLVARAGQGILFINAGDEESERRFTLAHEIAHFILDHLLPRLKVLKVFGNHIRPVLDGERPPTREEMLSAVLDRVRLGVQVHLMSRGADGAVCAWDVEESEQRADRLALELLAPAHAATAGLRRVIGETAEPAVQQKRAAQNLSERFGLPADVADSYVRLLLDRRRRQPSLSEEIFGGRK from the coding sequence GTGAGCCGCAACTGGCTAGACGAAGCCCTTCGGGCGGCTGGGCTTCGATCCGAATCCAGCTTCCCGCGGGATCTGATGGCCGACGTTGTGATGCAGCTGCCGGTGTCCATCGTCCCGCTGGCTGGCCTGTCGGCGCACGCTGTTCGTCGGTGGCTCGGGCAGCGCGGCATTCAGCACGAGGTCAACGACACGGACCGAGCCCTTCACGGATGCCTTGTTGCAAGAGCCGGCCAAGGGATCTTGTTCATTAACGCTGGCGACGAGGAGTCGGAGCGCAGGTTCACTCTCGCTCACGAGATCGCCCACTTCATCCTCGATCACCTTCTTCCACGCCTGAAAGTGCTCAAGGTCTTCGGCAACCACATCCGACCCGTACTCGATGGTGAGCGCCCCCCAACACGCGAGGAGATGCTCTCCGCTGTGCTCGATCGGGTGCGACTGGGCGTCCAAGTCCACCTGATGAGCCGGGGAGCCGATGGTGCTGTCTGCGCATGGGATGTCGAAGAGAGCGAGCAGCGCGCAGACCGTTTGGCGCTTGAGCTGCTGGCACCCGCGCATGCCGCAACAGCAGGTCTACGCCGCGTGATCGGCGAGACTGCGGAGCCGGCAGTGCAGCAGAAGCGCGCCGCTCAGAACCTGAGCGAGCGCTTCGGCCTTCCCGCCGACGTGGCCGACTCGTATGTACGACTCCTTCTCGATAGGCGGCGACGGCAGCCGTCCCTCAGTGAGGAGATCTTCGGGGGGAGAAAGTAG
- a CDS encoding ATP-binding protein, giving the protein METRNTDGAEAVKPGAADFLKPAPPDVLAELDEVAAVGRARLASLDPELADAVGFTHFDTSSSEDNLLTVLLTRDDLNRLASQTLVRIKSRDDKRSYLGVVVRGPFSEPDAVAPNSTMAVGVIVQGKKVQYTFDYHGRAEVEILGEESGDNLVPPRYRPRPKSPVYVIDEEESARILGVGGDLCLGQVVGYQSMEARIPSKEKSVLPRHTAVIGTTGGGKSTTVASLIHRAQESEIATVVFDVEGEYTHIDEPTDHAPMLDALRGRGLKPQGVRELHILHLTGRETTNPTHKNRHPFALKFSSLSPYAIAEILEMSDAQQERFLRAYDVTKLLLGDFRIFPSSDAEAREALEVDELTTGYPRMTIHHILDVVSAYIHSLSDGGKAEAKGESKGGGPRRSGSAMEALGAESEEDATAASSLQLFSEFKTNPSKVRQRVAVQPSKSEISWKALAGKLHRLRRLGIFDARNVAGVEYAAMLTSGRVSVIDLSDTDSPQLNNLVIADILRGLQDAQEERYKKAAAAGTRVVPTLIIIEEAHEFLSANRIAQMPVLFQQVARIAKRGRKRWLGLVFVTQLPQHLPNEVLGLVNNFIIHKITDSMVISRMQRTVGSIDQSLWNRVPRLAPGQALVSFASFARPLMVAIDPAPCKRLLVE; this is encoded by the coding sequence ATGGAAACCAGGAACACCGATGGAGCCGAAGCCGTGAAGCCGGGAGCTGCCGATTTTCTGAAGCCGGCTCCCCCGGACGTACTCGCCGAGCTCGACGAGGTCGCTGCCGTCGGGCGTGCACGGCTTGCTTCGCTGGATCCGGAACTCGCGGACGCCGTGGGGTTCACGCACTTCGACACCTCGTCGAGCGAGGACAATCTCCTCACGGTGCTCTTGACCCGTGACGACCTAAACCGCCTCGCGTCCCAGACGCTCGTGCGGATCAAGTCGCGCGATGACAAGCGCTCCTACTTGGGGGTGGTCGTGAGAGGTCCGTTCTCGGAGCCCGATGCTGTGGCGCCCAACTCGACCATGGCCGTGGGCGTCATCGTGCAGGGCAAGAAGGTTCAGTACACGTTCGACTACCACGGGCGCGCCGAGGTGGAGATCCTCGGCGAGGAGAGCGGAGACAACCTCGTGCCGCCACGTTACCGGCCGCGGCCGAAGAGTCCCGTCTACGTCATCGACGAGGAGGAGAGCGCTCGCATCCTCGGGGTGGGCGGCGACCTCTGCCTCGGGCAGGTCGTCGGCTACCAGAGCATGGAGGCGAGGATCCCGTCGAAGGAGAAGTCGGTGCTACCGCGCCACACGGCCGTCATCGGCACGACGGGCGGCGGTAAATCGACGACGGTCGCGTCGCTCATCCACCGTGCGCAGGAGAGCGAGATCGCGACCGTCGTGTTCGACGTGGAGGGCGAGTACACGCACATTGACGAGCCGACCGACCACGCCCCAATGCTCGACGCGCTCAGGGGACGTGGGCTCAAGCCGCAGGGTGTGCGCGAGCTGCACATCCTCCACCTGACGGGGCGTGAGACTACGAACCCCACGCACAAGAACCGTCACCCGTTCGCCTTGAAGTTCTCAAGCCTCTCGCCGTACGCGATCGCTGAGATCTTGGAGATGTCCGACGCCCAGCAGGAGCGATTCCTGCGCGCCTACGACGTGACAAAACTACTCCTCGGTGACTTCCGCATCTTCCCGTCGAGCGATGCCGAGGCCCGCGAGGCCCTCGAGGTGGACGAGCTGACGACAGGCTACCCTCGGATGACCATCCATCACATCCTCGACGTGGTGAGCGCATATATCCATAGCCTCAGTGACGGGGGCAAGGCCGAGGCGAAGGGCGAATCAAAGGGGGGCGGCCCACGTCGGAGCGGCTCGGCCATGGAGGCCCTCGGCGCTGAGAGCGAGGAAGATGCCACGGCGGCCAGCAGCCTCCAGCTCTTCAGCGAGTTCAAGACGAATCCGTCGAAGGTGCGCCAGCGAGTCGCCGTGCAGCCCAGCAAGAGCGAGATCAGCTGGAAGGCCCTGGCGGGCAAACTCCACCGGTTACGGCGGCTGGGCATCTTCGACGCCCGCAACGTCGCCGGCGTTGAATACGCCGCGATGCTGACGTCCGGACGCGTGTCTGTGATCGACCTCTCGGACACAGACTCCCCGCAGCTCAACAACCTCGTGATCGCGGACATTCTGCGCGGTCTCCAGGATGCGCAGGAGGAGCGCTACAAGAAGGCGGCCGCGGCCGGGACACGCGTCGTGCCGACGCTGATCATCATCGAGGAGGCGCACGAGTTCCTATCGGCCAACCGAATCGCGCAGATGCCCGTGCTCTTCCAGCAGGTGGCCAGGATCGCCAAGCGTGGTCGCAAACGGTGGCTCGGCTTGGTCTTCGTCACGCAGCTGCCGCAGCACCTGCCCAACGAGGTGCTCGGCCTGGTCAACAACTTCATCATCCACAAGATCACCGACAGCATGGTCATCAGCCGCATGCAGAGGACGGTCGGGAGCATTGATCAGAGCCTCTGGAACCGGGTCCCTCGCCTCGCACCGGGGCAGGCGCTCGTCTCTTTCGCGAGCTTCGCGCGCCCGCTCATGGTCGCGATCGACCCCGCGCCGTGCAAGCGTCTGCTGGTGGAGTAG
- a CDS encoding ATP-binding protein has translation MDAALNTKTAFVDLPDLPFISAGKETGKIQVRISYRIIELFSEGLYSSPNKAVEELVSNAFDAGATKVHVILSPDRTVPDAVIAVIDDGTGMQPDDLRRHWLIGVSNKRELKKPPKGRKQIGKFGIGKLATFVLSSHLTHVCKVDGKFFATTMNYSQIPQGQGRGIHAEDIVELPLRELTDAEAKAALSPIIQGSKLGYRAIKLFGKGAAPTWTVAIMSGLKDMAREIKKGRLSWVLRTAMPLRDDFKLYLDGDEQAPSKAATPPLKKWVLGKDLKSLPKPAPEDLEVTVAKKVPPEQHYGLTHPKLGRITGYAEVYEGLLTEGKSSEIDRSHGYFVYVCGRLINLGDELFGMEALRHGTFARFRMVVHIDRLDDELRSSREALREGTLVNVARNILHAVFNHARKWLEEHDAKQAPGRRATGQIADSPWSLTRRPLIGLLAAALEGKVAPRYLRYPTNLGKPARQKLLEVLQQRAESDEGLVLKTELAELSQDQGFAVLDIESGTLQINTLHPFVAAHREDYERGRETLGLLAMAEVLTEAHLHEVGVGPSIVAEVMSRRDEMLRHFARSMKRTAYIVAQAVEDASTDENKLEEELVAAFDSIGFNAVRIGGNGKPDGKAEAPLGAGGGGKERRYAVSLEAKSKEMLGKKVSAKTVGVSTVALHRDEYGCDHAIVVGPDFPTGEGEGASLVKQLKADRAKTGKTITVVKTVDLARLVRLVPVKGVGLDRLRDLFQNCATPEEAKKWIDGLLAEKPSKPPYNAILDTIWALQDDVPAEAVEFAAVTTALRKDKQIEIKKAELIDLCRAMSRMNPHVVVRDNTVELTQRPDRILEAAGAVLRQFPEEEQKSTIFKAVKK, from the coding sequence GTGGACGCCGCTCTCAACACCAAGACCGCGTTTGTCGACCTTCCTGACCTTCCTTTCATCAGCGCAGGGAAGGAGACCGGCAAGATCCAGGTCCGCATCAGCTATCGCATTATCGAGCTCTTCTCGGAGGGCCTTTACTCCAGCCCGAATAAGGCAGTCGAGGAGCTCGTCTCGAATGCCTTCGACGCCGGCGCGACGAAAGTCCACGTGATTCTTTCCCCCGACCGTACCGTTCCTGACGCCGTTATCGCAGTGATCGATGACGGTACGGGAATGCAGCCCGACGACCTGCGCCGGCACTGGCTGATCGGCGTGAGCAACAAGCGGGAGCTCAAGAAGCCACCCAAAGGGCGAAAGCAGATCGGCAAGTTCGGGATCGGGAAGCTCGCGACCTTCGTGCTCTCGAGCCACCTGACCCACGTCTGTAAGGTCGATGGGAAGTTCTTCGCGACAACGATGAACTACTCACAGATCCCTCAGGGGCAGGGCAGAGGAATCCACGCCGAGGACATCGTCGAGTTGCCGCTGCGCGAGCTCACCGATGCGGAAGCGAAGGCGGCGCTGTCGCCGATCATCCAGGGCTCGAAGCTCGGCTACCGAGCTATCAAGCTTTTCGGCAAGGGGGCCGCGCCGACGTGGACCGTCGCCATCATGTCGGGCCTGAAGGACATGGCGCGAGAGATCAAAAAGGGCCGCCTGTCGTGGGTGCTCCGAACAGCGATGCCGCTCCGCGACGATTTCAAGCTGTACCTCGACGGCGACGAGCAGGCGCCGTCGAAGGCGGCGACACCCCCACTCAAGAAGTGGGTCCTCGGGAAGGATCTCAAGAGTTTACCCAAGCCCGCCCCAGAGGACCTCGAGGTCACGGTCGCCAAGAAGGTCCCACCCGAGCAGCACTACGGCCTCACGCACCCAAAGCTCGGTCGCATAACGGGATACGCGGAGGTTTACGAGGGGCTTCTCACTGAAGGCAAGTCGTCCGAGATCGATCGCAGCCACGGCTACTTCGTCTACGTCTGCGGAAGGCTCATCAACCTCGGCGACGAGCTATTCGGCATGGAAGCGCTGCGGCACGGGACGTTCGCGCGCTTCCGGATGGTCGTCCACATCGACAGACTGGACGATGAGCTCCGCTCGTCACGAGAGGCCCTCCGCGAAGGAACGCTCGTTAACGTCGCTCGGAACATTCTCCACGCGGTGTTCAACCATGCCCGGAAGTGGCTCGAGGAACACGACGCCAAGCAGGCGCCAGGCAGGCGCGCCACGGGGCAGATTGCCGATAGCCCGTGGAGTCTCACGCGTCGCCCCCTCATTGGGCTTCTCGCCGCGGCACTCGAGGGGAAGGTCGCGCCCCGCTACCTCAGGTATCCCACCAACCTCGGCAAGCCAGCGAGGCAGAAGCTGCTCGAGGTGCTTCAGCAACGAGCCGAGAGCGACGAAGGCCTCGTTCTCAAGACGGAGCTGGCGGAACTGTCTCAGGATCAGGGGTTCGCCGTCCTCGACATCGAAAGTGGGACACTCCAGATCAACACCTTGCATCCGTTCGTTGCCGCGCACCGGGAAGATTATGAACGCGGGAGAGAGACTCTGGGCTTGCTCGCGATGGCAGAGGTCCTCACCGAAGCTCATCTCCACGAAGTTGGCGTCGGACCAAGCATAGTGGCCGAGGTCATGAGCCGGCGTGATGAAATGCTCAGGCATTTCGCGCGATCTATGAAGCGCACTGCTTACATCGTCGCGCAGGCCGTCGAAGATGCCAGCACTGACGAGAACAAGCTCGAAGAAGAACTCGTCGCGGCGTTTGACAGCATTGGCTTCAATGCCGTGCGCATAGGTGGAAACGGGAAGCCCGATGGCAAGGCCGAGGCACCACTGGGTGCGGGAGGCGGCGGCAAGGAACGACGCTACGCGGTTTCCCTCGAAGCCAAGAGCAAGGAGATGCTCGGGAAGAAGGTGTCCGCAAAGACCGTGGGCGTTTCGACGGTGGCGCTTCACCGGGACGAGTACGGCTGCGACCACGCCATAGTTGTCGGTCCAGACTTTCCGACTGGCGAAGGCGAAGGCGCTTCGCTTGTGAAACAGCTGAAGGCGGACAGAGCGAAGACCGGCAAGACGATCACCGTCGTCAAGACCGTAGACCTGGCCCGTCTCGTTCGCCTCGTGCCTGTCAAAGGCGTTGGCCTCGACCGGCTTCGGGATCTCTTCCAGAACTGCGCAACCCCAGAAGAGGCCAAGAAGTGGATCGACGGCCTGCTGGCCGAAAAACCGAGCAAGCCGCCGTACAACGCGATTCTCGACACGATTTGGGCTCTCCAAGACGACGTTCCCGCGGAGGCCGTCGAATTCGCCGCCGTCACCACCGCCCTACGGAAGGACAAGCAGATCGAGATCAAGAAGGCGGAACTCATCGATCTCTGCAGGGCCATGTCTAGGATGAACCCCCACGTGGTAGTTCGCGACAATACGGTGGAGCTGACTCAACGCCCAGACCGCATCCTGGAGGCGGCCGGTGCCGTGCTTCGCCAGTTTCCTGAAGAGGAGCAGAAGAGCACCATCTTCAAGGCGGTCAAGAAATGA
- a CDS encoding diguanylate cyclase produces the protein MGDGNHYKILIADDREDNLGLLREWLSAQDYYVRCARDGREALDIARQDPPDLVLVDKVMPEVDGLSVARELKRGDPTVPVIVLTGREDTRRSAIFDDTGADDLIMKPFQYEEVETRVRTMLKKREVFRALEQANDELRRANERMAHLIQFDEKTGLYNYRHFMERLTDEFKRARRYANRLTLAVFDIDHFKEVNDRFGHPAGDRVLKGFGEIMVRSSRETDIIARYGGEEFVALLPQTTAVHGQRLAERIRRVTEADRFHGADAPEPIIRITVSAGVATFPLNDRIQRPEDLVKAADDALYRAKGAGRNRTHLDQRSLAGAR, from the coding sequence ATGGGTGACGGCAATCACTACAAGATCCTGATCGCGGACGACAGGGAAGACAACCTCGGCCTGCTGCGCGAGTGGCTGTCGGCCCAGGACTACTACGTGCGCTGCGCGCGTGACGGCCGCGAGGCGCTCGACATCGCCCGCCAGGACCCGCCCGATCTCGTCCTCGTCGACAAGGTGATGCCCGAAGTCGACGGCCTGAGCGTGGCGCGCGAATTGAAGAGGGGGGACCCCACCGTCCCCGTCATCGTCCTCACCGGCCGCGAGGACACCCGCCGCTCCGCCATCTTCGACGACACGGGCGCCGACGACCTCATCATGAAGCCGTTCCAGTACGAGGAGGTCGAGACCCGCGTCCGCACGATGCTGAAGAAGCGCGAGGTGTTCCGCGCCCTGGAGCAGGCCAACGACGAGCTCAGGCGGGCCAACGAGCGCATGGCCCACCTCATCCAGTTCGACGAGAAGACCGGCCTCTACAACTACCGCCACTTCATGGAGCGGCTGACGGATGAGTTCAAGCGGGCGAGGCGCTACGCAAACCGATTGACCCTGGCGGTGTTCGACATCGACCATTTCAAGGAGGTCAACGACCGTTTCGGCCACCCGGCGGGGGATCGCGTCCTGAAGGGGTTCGGCGAGATCATGGTGCGCTCGTCGCGCGAGACCGACATCATCGCCCGCTACGGGGGGGAGGAGTTCGTCGCCCTCCTCCCCCAGACGACCGCGGTGCATGGCCAGCGTCTCGCCGAGCGGATCCGTCGCGTCACCGAGGCGGACCGCTTCCACGGCGCCGACGCCCCCGAGCCGATCATCCGGATCACCGTCTCGGCCGGCGTCGCGACCTTCCCCCTGAACGACCGGATCCAGCGTCCCGAGGATCTGGTCAAGGCCGCCGACGACGCCCTCTACCGCGCCAAGGGGGCCGGCCGCAACCGCACGCACCTCGACCAGCGCTCTCTGGCCGGGGCGCGCTGA
- the ftsZ gene encoding cell division protein FtsZ: MDDKHSKAALRLSFDENKAVGANIKVIGVGGGGSNAVNRMISTNLQGVEFMVANTDCQALKGSRAPLKIQIGAKLTKGLGAGSNPDIGRQAALEDSEKIIEAMQGADMVFITSGLGGGTGTGAVPIIASLSSELGALVVAVVTKPFGFEGKKRRDQADQGLHELQEAVDTVICIPNEKLLNSVDKAMPLGAAFLFADDVLRQAVQGISDLITIPGEINLDFADVKTIMSGMGMALMGTGVASGPNRAIEAAQRAISSPLLEDATIDGARGILINITGGTDMTLHEVAEASSLVQRTADPEANIIFGTVIDKAMTDEVKITVIATGFNRDGRQAAEVQVAAATAAAQRGYSPRPMATDAQARPGRDLDSPTFLRRPPVPQATARTADAGAVTGYASLQDELDVPTFLRKQMD; encoded by the coding sequence ATGGACGACAAGCACTCGAAGGCCGCGTTGAGGCTGTCCTTCGACGAGAACAAGGCCGTCGGAGCCAACATCAAGGTAATCGGAGTGGGCGGAGGCGGCAGCAACGCCGTCAACCGCATGATCTCCACCAACCTGCAGGGGGTGGAGTTCATGGTCGCCAACACCGACTGCCAGGCGCTGAAGGGCTCGCGCGCCCCGCTGAAGATCCAGATCGGCGCCAAGCTCACCAAGGGGCTGGGGGCCGGCAGCAACCCCGACATCGGGCGCCAGGCGGCTCTCGAGGACTCGGAGAAGATCATCGAGGCGATGCAGGGGGCCGACATGGTGTTCATCACCTCGGGCCTGGGCGGCGGCACCGGCACCGGCGCCGTCCCGATCATCGCCAGCCTGTCCTCGGAGCTGGGGGCGCTCGTGGTCGCCGTCGTCACCAAGCCGTTCGGCTTCGAGGGGAAGAAGCGCCGCGACCAGGCGGACCAGGGGCTGCACGAGCTGCAGGAGGCGGTCGACACCGTCATCTGCATCCCGAACGAGAAGCTCCTGAACTCGGTCGACAAGGCGATGCCGCTCGGCGCCGCGTTCCTGTTCGCCGACGACGTCCTGCGCCAGGCGGTGCAGGGGATCTCCGACCTCATCACCATCCCGGGCGAGATCAACCTCGACTTCGCCGACGTCAAGACGATCATGAGCGGCATGGGGATGGCGCTCATGGGGACCGGCGTGGCCTCCGGACCGAACCGCGCCATCGAGGCGGCGCAGCGCGCCATCTCGTCGCCGCTTCTCGAAGACGCGACCATCGACGGCGCACGCGGCATCCTGATCAACATCACCGGCGGCACCGACATGACCCTGCACGAGGTGGCCGAGGCCTCGAGCCTGGTGCAGCGCACCGCCGACCCCGAGGCGAACATCATCTTCGGGACGGTGATCGACAAGGCGATGACCGACGAAGTGAAGATCACCGTGATCGCCACCGGCTTCAACCGCGACGGCCGCCAGGCCGCCGAGGTCCAGGTCGCGGCGGCGACGGCCGCGGCGCAGCGCGGCTACTCCCCGCGCCCCATGGCGACCGACGCCCAGGCGCGCCCGGGGCGCGATCTCGACTCGCCGACCTTCCTCAGGCGCCCGCCCGTCCCGCAGGCGACCGCCCGCACAGCCGACGCGGGGGCGGTCACCGGCTACGCGTCGCTTCAGGACGAGCTCGACGTGCCCACGTTCCTGAGGAAGCAGATGGACTGA
- the ftsA gene encoding cell division protein FtsA, with translation MPRPSTHLVGLDIGQTKVCVLIAEPRDAGAIDIVGFGSAPSRGMRKGVVVNLDACVSSIKQAVEEAELMAGCSVDRAFVGVAGAHVRGLNSRGVVAISGRDHEVTRDDVQRVLAAARAVNIPPEREIFHVLPQEFMVDDQDGIHDPAGMTGSKLQANVHIVTASVTAAQNLVNSVNRAGVEVEEVVLEQLAAADAVLTPDEKEMGVALIDIGAGTSDLVIFERGAIRHIAALPTGGEHVTNDIAVGLRTPIPEAERLKKNRGCALASLVGDEDTIEVPIVGGRKPRVLSRTLLCEIIQPRVEEIFALIAEEFARSNFDRSIHAGVVLTGGGSMLEGIQEMAERCLNVPVRRGSPSGLGGISDTVATPQHSTVVGLTLYGARRRQSVPQKLHHPFVLSRMGDMVRGWLSELF, from the coding sequence ATGCCACGACCCAGCACCCACCTCGTGGGACTGGACATCGGCCAGACCAAGGTCTGCGTCCTGATCGCCGAGCCCCGGGACGCGGGCGCCATCGACATCGTCGGCTTCGGCTCGGCCCCCTCGCGCGGAATGCGCAAGGGGGTCGTGGTGAACCTCGACGCCTGCGTCTCTTCGATCAAGCAGGCGGTGGAGGAGGCGGAGCTCATGGCCGGCTGCTCCGTGGACCGGGCCTTCGTCGGCGTCGCCGGGGCGCACGTCCGCGGGCTGAACAGCCGCGGAGTCGTCGCCATCTCCGGACGGGACCACGAGGTCACGCGCGACGACGTGCAGCGCGTCCTGGCCGCCGCGCGCGCCGTGAACATCCCGCCCGAGCGCGAGATCTTCCACGTGTTGCCGCAGGAGTTCATGGTCGACGACCAGGACGGCATCCACGACCCGGCCGGCATGACCGGCTCCAAGCTGCAGGCGAACGTGCACATCGTGACCGCCTCGGTCACCGCCGCGCAGAACCTGGTCAACAGCGTCAACCGCGCCGGCGTCGAAGTTGAAGAGGTCGTGCTCGAGCAGCTCGCCGCGGCCGATGCCGTGCTGACCCCCGACGAGAAGGAGATGGGGGTGGCGCTCATCGACATCGGCGCCGGCACCAGCGATCTGGTGATCTTCGAGCGCGGCGCCATCCGCCACATCGCCGCGCTGCCGACGGGCGGCGAGCACGTCACCAACGACATCGCGGTGGGCCTGCGCACCCCGATCCCCGAGGCCGAGAGGCTCAAGAAGAACCGGGGCTGCGCCCTCGCCTCTCTGGTCGGGGACGAGGACACGATCGAGGTGCCGATCGTCGGCGGCCGCAAGCCGCGCGTGCTGTCGCGCACTCTCCTGTGCGAGATCATCCAGCCGCGCGTCGAGGAGATCTTCGCGCTCATCGCCGAGGAGTTCGCGCGCAGCAACTTCGACCGCTCGATCCACGCCGGTGTCGTCCTGACGGGTGGGGGCTCGATGCTGGAGGGGATCCAGGAGATGGCCGAGCGCTGCCTGAACGTGCCGGTGCGGCGCGGCTCGCCGTCCGGTCTCGGCGGCATCTCCGACACCGTCGCGACGCCGCAGCACAGCACGGTGGTCGGACTGACCCTGTACGGCGCGCGGCGGCGCCAGAGCGTCCCGCAGAAACTGCACCATCCCTTCGTCCTCTCCCGCATGGGCGACATGGTGAGAGGCTGGCTGAGCGAACTCTTTTAG
- a CDS encoding FtsQ-type POTRA domain-containing protein, whose product MKRLRPATGSIDATRAGADTEPLRILRRDRSGALRKRRRGLGGAVLTALVLGTALLGGSAYGARHYLTHSQRFRLRRIEFSETRYAPEGELRRSLSRAMGRNLFRLDPARLGRDLEARRWVKRAVVKRVLPDGIFCAIEERAPGGLALLRDRVWLVDDEGVAIDPFGGQTKDYSWPILVGLDDRNAARARAQMQRGVRLVAWLQENQRDLAKNISEIDLSRDDRLELRLNQGGPSVRLNPSDFGANLDRYLTLRDYLATDFGDGAYVDLRFRDRIAFRPRVAVKGD is encoded by the coding sequence ATGAAGCGCCTTCGTCCCGCCACGGGATCGATCGACGCGACGCGCGCCGGCGCCGACACCGAGCCGCTGCGCATCCTCCGACGCGACCGGAGCGGCGCTCTCCGCAAGCGCCGCCGCGGCCTTGGCGGAGCCGTCCTCACGGCCCTGGTCCTCGGCACGGCGCTCCTCGGCGGGTCGGCGTACGGCGCTCGGCACTACCTGACCCACTCCCAGCGCTTCCGGCTCCGGCGGATCGAGTTCTCCGAGACGCGCTACGCGCCGGAGGGGGAGCTGCGCCGATCGCTGTCGCGGGCCATGGGCCGGAACCTGTTCCGGCTGGATCCGGCGCGGCTGGGGCGGGACCTCGAGGCGCGGCGCTGGGTGAAGCGGGCCGTCGTCAAGCGCGTCCTGCCCGACGGTATTTTCTGCGCCATCGAGGAGCGCGCGCCGGGAGGGCTCGCCCTGCTGCGCGACCGGGTGTGGCTGGTGGACGACGAGGGGGTCGCCATCGATCCCTTCGGCGGCCAGACGAAGGACTACTCCTGGCCGATTCTCGTCGGTCTGGACGACCGGAACGCCGCCCGCGCGCGCGCGCAGATGCAGCGCGGTGTCCGGCTCGTCGCCTGGCTGCAGGAGAACCAGCGGGACCTGGCGAAGAACATCTCGGAGATCGACCTGTCGCGCGACGACCGCCTGGAGCTGCGGCTGAACCAGGGGGGGCCGTCGGTGCGCCTCAATCCGAGCGATTTTGGAGCGAATCTCGACCGCTATCTGACGCTGCGCGACTACCTCGCCACGGACTTCGGCGACGGCGCGTACGTCGATCTGAGGTTCCGGGACCGCATCGCGTTCCGACCTCGTGTCGCCGTGAAGGGAGACTGA
- the murB gene encoding UDP-N-acetylmuramate dehydrogenase, producing the protein MTAVKHWMTEAEAILRESPVRVLRDVPLRTRTSLGVGGEAPLLLAPARPEELAPVMERLFQAGVPFDFLGAGSNLLVADEGPSFVVISSESLQEEPGIEGDKVLAGAGYPVPRLVKRAAAAGLSGIEFAEGIPGSVGGCVRMNAGWHEGMFGNAVASLTAITRQGRIEELAAGAGTFAYRRSPGVGDRFIAAATLHLLPDDPARVRERMRAYHDHRVSTQPTGAKNAGCIFKNPEEGHAGRLIDQSGLKGTAVGRAVVSDVHANFIVNRGGATFRDVLLLIDRVRDEVSKKTGITLETEVIVWR; encoded by the coding sequence ATGACGGCCGTGAAGCACTGGATGACGGAGGCGGAGGCGATCCTCAGGGAGTCGCCCGTGCGCGTGCTGCGCGACGTGCCGCTCAGGACACGCACGTCGCTCGGAGTCGGCGGCGAGGCGCCTCTCCTGCTGGCGCCGGCCCGGCCGGAGGAGCTGGCGCCCGTGATGGAGCGTCTGTTCCAGGCCGGGGTGCCGTTCGATTTCCTGGGCGCCGGCTCGAACCTCCTGGTGGCGGACGAGGGGCCGTCGTTCGTGGTGATCTCGTCGGAGTCGCTCCAGGAGGAGCCGGGCATCGAGGGTGACAAGGTCCTGGCGGGCGCCGGCTACCCGGTGCCGCGCCTGGTCAAGCGGGCGGCCGCTGCCGGTCTGTCCGGGATCGAGTTCGCCGAGGGGATCCCCGGGAGCGTCGGCGGCTGCGTGCGCATGAACGCCGGCTGGCACGAGGGGATGTTCGGCAACGCCGTGGCCTCGCTCACGGCGATCACCCGCCAGGGGCGTATCGAAGAGCTGGCGGCCGGAGCGGGAACGTTCGCCTACCGCCGCAGCCCGGGAGTCGGCGACCGCTTCATCGCCGCCGCGACCCTGCATCTCCTCCCCGACGACCCGGCGCGCGTGCGCGAGCGGATGCGCGCCTACCACGACCACCGTGTGTCGACCCAGCCGACCGGTGCGAAGAACGCCGGCTGCATCTTCAAGAACCCGGAGGAGGGGCACGCCGGGCGTCTCATCGACCAGAGCGGCCTGAAGGGGACGGCCGTCGGCCGTGCCGTCGTCTCGGACGTGCACGCCAACTTCATCGTCAACCGGGGCGGGGCCACGTTCCGGGACGTCCTCCTCCTCATCGACAGGGTGCGCGACGAAGTGAGCAAGAAGACCGGCATCACGCTCGAGACGGAGGTGATCGTCTGGAGATGA